The following coding sequences lie in one Kribbella sp. NBC_00709 genomic window:
- a CDS encoding carbohydrate ABC transporter permease, protein MTTETLRTTVTARRSSVVTWARARPLVIHVVLAASALVMLYPVIWMVVSSLRPGNEIFRDPGILVKDLRIENYRVGWNALTEPFTRYLLNSAVVVLGSILGNLVSCSMAAYAFARLEFIGKKFWFAIMLLSIMLPIHVVIVPQYILFSHAGWINTFLPLIVPKLLATDAFFVFLMVQFIRGIPRELDEAARIDGCGRGSIFLRVILPLMVPALATTTIFTFIWTWNDFFSQLIYLTDPHMYTVPVALRGFVDSTSSSSWGSMFAMSVVSLVPVFLAFLFGQRFLIKGIATTGIK, encoded by the coding sequence ATGACGACTGAAACGCTCCGCACGACGGTCACCGCCAGGCGGTCCAGCGTCGTCACCTGGGCGCGGGCCCGGCCGCTGGTGATCCACGTCGTACTCGCGGCCTCCGCCCTGGTGATGCTCTACCCGGTGATCTGGATGGTGGTCAGTTCACTGCGGCCGGGCAACGAGATCTTCCGCGATCCCGGGATCCTGGTGAAGGACCTGCGGATCGAGAACTACCGGGTCGGCTGGAACGCGCTGACCGAGCCGTTCACCCGCTACCTGCTGAACTCGGCGGTGGTGGTGCTCGGCTCGATCCTCGGCAACCTGGTGTCGTGCTCGATGGCGGCGTACGCGTTCGCGCGGCTCGAGTTCATCGGCAAGAAGTTCTGGTTCGCGATCATGCTGCTGAGCATCATGCTGCCGATCCACGTGGTGATCGTGCCGCAGTACATCCTGTTCTCGCACGCCGGCTGGATCAACACGTTCCTGCCGCTGATCGTGCCGAAGCTGCTGGCGACGGACGCGTTCTTCGTGTTCCTGATGGTGCAGTTCATCCGCGGCATCCCGCGCGAGCTGGACGAGGCCGCCCGGATCGACGGCTGCGGCCGGGGCAGCATCTTCCTGCGGGTGATCCTGCCGCTGATGGTGCCGGCGCTGGCCACCACGACGATCTTCACGTTCATCTGGACCTGGAACGACTTCTTCAGCCAGCTGATCTACCTGACCGACCCGCACATGTACACCGTCCCGGTCGCGTTGCGGGGCTTCGTCGACTCGACCTCCAGCAGCTCCTGGGGATCGATGTTCGCGATGTCGGTCGTCTCCCTCGTCCCGGTCTTCCTCGCCTTCCTGTTCGGCCAGCGGTTCCTGATCAAGGGCATCGCGACCACCGGCATCAAGTAG
- a CDS encoding PmoA family protein, producing the protein MTQSLGCNHAVNQSIQVTVGGSELFTYVYNADDPQYESPRPYFHPIRTLTGDLVSVYRPWDHLWHKGMSWSLPHFGHDNFWGGPTYTKENGYKPLGNNGSQDHDRVDALDVSDDEVRFAHHLSWHTQGGKHVVDETRTITTRLADDGWVLVYETAMTNVSGENIQIGSPTTAGRPNAGYGGLFWRGPRAFTNGTILAPQGKGRDELRGQRAPWMGFTARQDETDTASTIIVADATDNVRHPPEWFVRSEDFAAVCPAPFFSEELPFPATDTLRLRYAVLVADGLSDDNRAAGLAAQATKALAAS; encoded by the coding sequence ATGACGCAGAGCCTCGGCTGCAATCACGCTGTCAACCAATCGATCCAGGTGACGGTAGGCGGCAGCGAGTTGTTCACCTATGTCTACAACGCGGACGATCCGCAGTACGAGTCGCCGCGACCGTACTTCCACCCGATCCGGACGCTGACCGGCGACCTGGTCAGCGTGTACCGGCCGTGGGATCACCTGTGGCACAAGGGCATGTCGTGGTCGTTGCCGCACTTCGGGCACGACAACTTCTGGGGCGGACCGACGTACACGAAGGAGAACGGGTACAAGCCGCTCGGCAACAACGGGTCGCAGGACCACGACCGGGTCGACGCGCTGGACGTGTCCGACGACGAGGTCCGGTTCGCGCATCACCTGTCCTGGCACACCCAGGGCGGCAAGCACGTCGTCGACGAGACGCGCACGATCACCACACGACTCGCGGACGACGGCTGGGTGCTCGTCTACGAGACCGCGATGACCAACGTGTCCGGCGAGAACATCCAGATCGGCAGCCCGACCACGGCGGGCCGTCCGAACGCCGGGTACGGCGGTCTGTTCTGGCGTGGACCGCGTGCGTTCACCAACGGCACGATCCTCGCCCCGCAGGGCAAGGGCCGCGACGAGCTCCGCGGTCAACGCGCGCCGTGGATGGGCTTCACCGCCCGCCAGGACGAAACCGACACAGCGTCGACGATCATCGTCGCCGACGCCACCGACAACGTCCGCCACCCACCGGAATGGTTCGTCCGCTCCGAGGACTTCGCCGCCGTCTGCCCCGCCCCGTTCTTCTCCGAGGAACTCCCGTTCCCCGCCACCGACACCCTCCGCCTCCGCTACGCAGTACTAGTAGCCGACGGCCTCTCCGACGACAACCGCGCCGCCGGTCTGGCCGCGCAGGCGACCAAGGCACTGGCCGCGAGCTGA
- a CDS encoding Gfo/Idh/MocA family protein: MTGPRVAVAGVHGHGATHVRNVSRLAAAGRAELAAVADPRPTEGVRAFDSLDELLAATEVDVVIISTPIQTHVPLATAAMRAGADVLLEKPPTASLAEFEELSAVVAETGRACQVGFQAQASEATLKLAAMVADGQLGEIRGISATGKWVRKAQYFQRARWAGKRRLDGIDVVDGAVTNPLAHAAAAALLLDGSTGVDDVRSVETELYRANPIESDDTSTVRITTSRGTTILIAVTLCATEHLEPEVIVHGPTGRAVLRYASDRIGEAKYGRADLLENLLAHRADPSVPLYVPLSATGGFTKVVEAVRLADPPREIPDGFVRWEGDGLERRPIVLDVENWIDRASDELALFSELGAPWTEQQSTRET; encoded by the coding sequence ATGACGGGGCCGCGGGTGGCCGTGGCGGGAGTCCACGGCCACGGCGCCACCCATGTCCGCAACGTGTCCCGGCTGGCCGCGGCCGGCCGGGCCGAGCTGGCGGCAGTCGCTGATCCGCGTCCCACCGAGGGAGTCCGCGCCTTCGACAGCCTGGATGAGTTGCTCGCGGCAACCGAAGTCGATGTGGTGATCATCAGTACGCCGATCCAGACGCATGTCCCGCTGGCCACGGCCGCGATGCGCGCGGGAGCCGACGTACTGCTGGAGAAGCCGCCGACCGCGTCGCTCGCCGAGTTCGAGGAACTGTCGGCGGTCGTCGCGGAGACCGGACGCGCGTGTCAGGTCGGCTTCCAGGCGCAGGCGTCGGAGGCGACGCTCAAGCTGGCCGCGATGGTCGCCGACGGGCAGCTCGGTGAGATCCGCGGCATCAGCGCGACCGGGAAGTGGGTCCGGAAGGCGCAGTACTTCCAGCGTGCGCGGTGGGCCGGCAAACGACGGCTCGACGGCATCGATGTCGTCGACGGTGCGGTGACGAATCCCTTGGCGCATGCGGCCGCGGCTGCGTTGCTCCTGGACGGGTCGACCGGCGTGGACGACGTACGGTCGGTCGAGACCGAGCTGTACCGCGCGAACCCGATCGAGTCCGACGACACCTCGACGGTGCGGATCACGACGAGCCGCGGTACGACGATCCTGATCGCGGTGACGTTGTGCGCGACCGAACACCTCGAGCCGGAAGTGATCGTGCACGGGCCGACGGGCCGGGCGGTACTGCGGTACGCGTCGGACCGGATCGGAGAGGCGAAGTACGGGCGGGCCGACCTCCTGGAAAACCTGCTCGCGCACCGCGCGGATCCTTCCGTGCCGCTGTACGTCCCGCTCTCGGCGACCGGTGGGTTCACGAAGGTCGTCGAGGCCGTGCGGCTCGCGGACCCGCCGCGCGAGATCCCGGACGGGTTCGTGCGCTGGGAAGGCGACGGGCTTGAGCGCCGGCCGATCGTTCTCGACGTCGAGAACTGGATCGACCGGGCCTCGGACGAGCTGGCGCTGTTCAGCGAGCTCGGGGCGCCATGGACGGAACAACAATCGACACGGGAGACCTGA
- a CDS encoding dihydrofolate reductase family protein, translating into MSFHAAAFIATSLDGYIARPDGSIDWLTTRAEQAGETGYDEFMSSIDTVVLGRNTYELALTYDSWPYEGKQVEVLSRTLDPDTDDRILVHRTLEALVETLTDRGAQRIYTDGARTIQTFLTAGLLNELTITTAPVLLGTGIPLFGPLDADVPLTHNATRTLKAGFTQSDYTIQH; encoded by the coding sequence GTGAGCTTCCACGCTGCTGCCTTCATCGCCACCAGCCTCGACGGCTACATCGCCCGTCCCGATGGCTCCATCGACTGGCTCACTACCCGGGCTGAACAGGCCGGCGAGACCGGGTACGACGAGTTCATGTCCTCCATCGACACCGTCGTACTCGGCCGCAACACCTACGAACTGGCCCTGACCTACGACTCCTGGCCCTATGAAGGCAAGCAGGTAGAGGTCCTCAGCCGAACCCTCGACCCGGACACCGACGACCGCATCCTCGTCCACCGCACCCTGGAAGCCCTGGTCGAAACCCTCACCGACCGAGGCGCCCAACGCATCTACACCGACGGCGCCCGCACCATCCAGACCTTCCTCACCGCCGGCCTCCTGAACGAACTCACCATCACCACAGCCCCCGTCCTCCTAGGCACCGGCATCCCCCTCTTCGGCCCTCTTGACGCCGACGTCCCCCTGACCCACAACGCCACCCGCACCTTGAAAGCCGGCTTCACCCAGTCGGACTACACCATCCAGCACTGA
- a CDS encoding LacI family DNA-binding transcriptional regulator, producing the protein MPQKATRLTQRDIARLANVSQTTVSLVLNNRSDATARIPAETRDRVLKVIRETGYQADPLARRMLKQRNQILGVFTYESVFPSASGDFYHPFLAGIEDCAERLGWDLLLFTSAPVADGHRRIFHENNRLRIADGCLLLGRDVPSDELARLIAEDYPFVSVGRRDDAGAPVPSVGADYTTATRAVVERALALGHRHLAYAGPAAGPAPVAESSADRLHGFHQVAGHKALVLPTGQPQQLLDLLLERKITAVFVEERADAVALLGAATARGIDVPGDLSVVALGDSTRPVASDVDFSGFHVPRRAMGLRAVELLESILSGTATSQQVLLPCELTEGTTLTPPKGV; encoded by the coding sequence ATGCCACAGAAGGCGACCCGGCTGACCCAGCGCGACATCGCGCGGCTGGCGAACGTCAGCCAGACGACGGTCTCACTGGTGCTGAACAATCGCAGCGACGCGACTGCCCGGATCCCGGCCGAGACCCGGGACCGGGTGCTCAAGGTGATCCGGGAGACCGGGTACCAGGCGGATCCGCTGGCCCGGCGAATGCTCAAGCAGCGCAACCAGATCCTCGGCGTGTTCACGTACGAGTCGGTGTTCCCGAGCGCGAGCGGCGACTTCTACCACCCGTTCCTAGCCGGTATTGAGGACTGCGCCGAGCGCCTCGGCTGGGACCTGCTGCTGTTCACCAGCGCACCGGTCGCCGACGGCCACCGCCGGATCTTCCACGAGAACAACCGGCTTCGCATCGCCGACGGCTGCCTGCTGCTCGGCCGCGACGTCCCCTCCGACGAGCTCGCCCGCCTGATCGCGGAGGACTACCCCTTCGTCTCCGTCGGCCGCCGCGACGACGCCGGCGCCCCCGTACCTTCCGTCGGCGCCGACTACACCACCGCCACCCGCGCGGTCGTCGAGCGGGCCCTCGCACTAGGCCACCGCCACCTCGCGTACGCCGGCCCAGCCGCAGGCCCGGCGCCCGTCGCCGAATCCTCGGCAGACCGCCTCCACGGCTTTCACCAGGTCGCCGGTCACAAGGCGCTGGTGCTCCCCACCGGCCAACCCCAGCAGCTGCTCGACTTGTTGCTCGAGCGGAAGATCACCGCTGTGTTTGTGGAGGAGCGGGCGGATGCCGTCGCCTTGCTCGGTGCGGCAACGGCGCGCGGGATCGACGTACCTGGCGACCTGTCTGTTGTCGCGTTGGGCGACTCGACCCGGCCGGTGGCCAGTGACGTGGACTTCAGCGGGTTCCACGTACCGCGGCGGGCGATGGGGCTGCGGGCGGTCGAGCTGCTGGAGTCGATCCTGAGCGGCACCGCGACCTCGCAGCAGGTCCTGCTCCCGTGTGAGTTGACCGAAGGAACCACCCTCACTCCACCCAAAGGTGTCTGA
- a CDS encoding carbohydrate ABC transporter permease gives MSALGELGSLRGKKSAGQKKDNLAGYLFLAPWLLGLFLITIGPMLASLYLSFTDYNLIQAPKWIGLDNFTRMLSDERLHNSLRVTFTYVFVSVPLQLAIALLLAVVLDRGVRGMAFYRSVFYLPSLLGSSVAIAILWRQVFGTTGLLNQLLDVVGIHGKGWISDPSTALGTLVVLNVWTFGSPMVIFLAGLRQIPSMYYEAASVDGAGVLRRFFSITLPLLTPIIFFNLVLQIIHAFQSFTQAFVVSGGSGGPSDSTMFFTLYLYDRGFGNFDMGYASAMAWFLLVIIGVFTAANFFASKYWVFYDD, from the coding sequence ATGAGTGCGCTCGGTGAGCTCGGCAGCCTCCGGGGGAAGAAAAGTGCAGGTCAGAAGAAGGACAACCTGGCCGGCTACCTCTTCCTGGCCCCGTGGCTGCTGGGGCTCTTCCTCATCACGATCGGGCCGATGCTGGCTTCGCTCTATCTGTCCTTCACCGACTACAACCTGATCCAGGCGCCGAAGTGGATCGGCCTGGACAACTTCACCCGGATGCTGTCCGACGAGCGGCTGCACAACTCGCTCCGGGTGACGTTCACGTACGTGTTCGTGTCGGTCCCGCTGCAGCTGGCGATCGCCCTGCTGCTGGCCGTCGTACTCGATCGTGGCGTTCGCGGAATGGCGTTCTACCGCTCGGTCTTCTACCTGCCGTCACTGCTCGGCTCGAGTGTCGCGATCGCGATCCTCTGGCGGCAGGTGTTCGGCACGACCGGCCTGCTCAACCAGCTGCTCGACGTGGTCGGCATCCACGGCAAGGGCTGGATCTCCGACCCGAGTACGGCGCTCGGCACTCTCGTCGTCCTGAACGTCTGGACGTTCGGCTCGCCGATGGTGATCTTCCTGGCCGGGCTCCGGCAAATCCCGTCGATGTACTACGAGGCGGCGTCGGTCGACGGAGCCGGCGTACTGCGGAGGTTCTTCAGCATCACCCTGCCGCTGCTCACCCCGATCATCTTCTTCAACCTGGTGCTGCAGATCATCCACGCGTTCCAGTCGTTCACCCAGGCGTTCGTCGTCTCCGGGGGCAGCGGCGGACCGTCGGACTCGACGATGTTCTTCACGCTGTACCTCTACGACCGGGGCTTCGGGAATTTCGACATGGGTTACGCGTCGGCGATGGCGTGGTTCCTGCTCGTGATCATCGGGGTCTTCACCGCGGCGAACTTCTTCGCCTCGAAGTACTGGGTGTTCTATGACGACTGA
- a CDS encoding ABC transporter substrate-binding protein, with protein sequence MRLHIPRVATALALATTLLAASACGGDSGGPGGSSDDAGGKVTLRFTWWGSDTRTKLTQQVIDAYQKDHPNVTIKGEFGEWAGYWDKLATTVAANDAPDIIQMDEKYLREYADRGALLDLKKAQGLDTGKFEPDTLGAGEFDGGLYGLNAGINSFAVVVNPAAFKTAGVAIPDDTTWTWDDFARVAAEVTTKTGGKITGTGTLGSNEAGLNLWARQNGESLWTKDGKLGVSPEKTTDFFKYILKLRDQKAIPSAEAVSQDMNAALDQSAFATGKLAMSFIWSNQLVAFSKATGQQLKLLRIPSADGKAADNGSYYKGSMFWSLSSRSKHQKEAAEFVNYLANSSAAGNVLLAERGVPPNTEIRTAVAPKLQPADAASAKFIQDIGKDLGDPSPAPPVGGGQVEKIIQRYTTEVLFGRQAPDAAAKAFLDEVNGELK encoded by the coding sequence ATGAGGCTGCACATCCCACGCGTGGCAACGGCCCTGGCCCTGGCCACCACGTTGCTGGCGGCAAGCGCCTGCGGCGGCGACTCCGGCGGTCCGGGCGGGTCGTCGGACGACGCCGGCGGCAAGGTCACACTCCGGTTCACCTGGTGGGGGTCGGACACCCGGACCAAGCTCACCCAGCAGGTGATCGACGCGTACCAGAAGGACCATCCGAACGTCACGATCAAGGGTGAGTTCGGCGAGTGGGCCGGCTACTGGGACAAGCTCGCCACCACCGTCGCGGCGAACGACGCCCCGGACATCATCCAGATGGACGAGAAGTACCTGCGTGAGTACGCCGACCGCGGCGCACTGCTCGACCTGAAGAAGGCGCAGGGGCTGGACACCGGGAAGTTCGAGCCGGACACGCTGGGCGCCGGCGAGTTCGACGGCGGACTGTACGGGCTGAACGCCGGGATCAACTCGTTCGCGGTGGTCGTGAACCCGGCGGCCTTCAAGACCGCCGGCGTGGCGATCCCGGACGACACCACCTGGACCTGGGACGACTTCGCCCGGGTCGCCGCGGAGGTCACCACCAAGACCGGCGGCAAGATCACCGGCACCGGCACGCTGGGCAGCAACGAGGCCGGCCTGAACCTGTGGGCCCGCCAGAACGGCGAGTCGCTGTGGACCAAGGACGGCAAGCTCGGTGTCTCGCCGGAGAAGACGACCGACTTCTTCAAGTACATCCTGAAGCTGCGCGACCAGAAGGCGATCCCGTCGGCCGAGGCCGTCTCGCAGGACATGAACGCGGCGCTCGACCAGTCCGCGTTCGCGACCGGGAAGCTCGCGATGAGCTTCATCTGGAGCAACCAGCTCGTTGCCTTCAGCAAGGCGACCGGCCAGCAGCTGAAGCTGCTGCGGATCCCGAGCGCCGACGGCAAGGCCGCCGACAACGGCTCCTACTACAAGGGCTCGATGTTCTGGTCGCTCTCGTCGCGGTCGAAGCACCAGAAGGAGGCCGCTGAGTTCGTCAACTACCTGGCGAACAGCAGCGCCGCCGGGAACGTGCTGCTGGCCGAGCGCGGCGTACCGCCGAACACCGAGATCCGCACCGCGGTGGCGCCGAAACTGCAGCCCGCCGACGCCGCGTCCGCGAAGTTCATCCAGGACATCGGCAAGGACCTCGGCGATCCGTCGCCGGCGCCGCCGGTCGGTGGTGGTCAGGTGGAGAAGATCATCCAGCGGTACACGACCGAGGTGCTGTTCGGCCGGCAGGCGCCGGACGCGGCGGCGAAGGCGTTCCTGGACGAGGTCAACGGGGAGCTCAAATAG
- the abc-f gene encoding ribosomal protection-like ABC-F family protein — translation MRTAHLALSGVTKRSADHVVLDRVDLTVRAGEKVGVIGDNGAGKSTLLRLLAGVEPPDNGDVDVVVPGGIGHLTQALEVPLTASVQDAIDAAFAELREIEARMRSVELELAAGGLLEVYGELVERYEASGGYEADARVDIMLHRLGLPGLDRRRAPNTLSGGERSRLALAATLAAQPEVLLLDEPTNDLDDQAVEWLEEHLRTHRGTVIAVTHDRVFLERLTSTILEVEERTVTRYGNGYGGYLAAKAAERRRRLREYDEWRREIDRSRRLVEANAARLDEMPRKMELAVFAAGPFRARGRGHGAMSRIRNLKGRLDRLTGSPVAPPPEPLAFAGQLEGAALDEDVAVELGEVRVGNRLQVESLRLARGERLLITGPNGAGKTTLMRVLAGEICPDAGSVRRPARVGHLDQDGVLRPSGLTVLQAFGGDEDVLLSLGLFRPADLHKRVEELSYGQRRRIELARLVTEPVDLLLLDEPTNHLSPLLVEQLEEALVSYRGALVVVTHDRRLREQFTGTHLSLHAGRVALARAAR, via the coding sequence ATGCGCACTGCCCATCTTGCCCTTTCGGGCGTCACCAAACGCTCTGCCGATCACGTCGTACTCGATCGCGTCGACCTGACCGTGCGCGCCGGCGAGAAGGTCGGCGTGATCGGCGACAACGGCGCCGGGAAGTCCACCCTGCTCCGGCTCCTCGCCGGAGTCGAACCACCCGACAACGGCGACGTGGACGTCGTCGTACCAGGCGGCATCGGCCATCTCACCCAGGCCCTCGAGGTTCCGCTGACGGCGAGCGTGCAGGACGCCATCGATGCGGCCTTCGCGGAGTTGCGCGAGATCGAGGCGCGGATGCGTTCCGTCGAGCTCGAGCTCGCCGCCGGTGGCCTGCTCGAGGTCTACGGCGAGCTCGTCGAACGGTACGAGGCGAGCGGCGGCTACGAAGCCGACGCTCGCGTCGACATCATGCTGCACCGCCTCGGCCTGCCCGGACTTGATCGGCGCCGGGCACCGAATACGTTGTCGGGCGGCGAACGTTCGCGGCTGGCGCTGGCGGCGACGCTGGCCGCGCAACCCGAGGTGCTGCTGCTCGACGAGCCCACCAACGACCTGGACGACCAGGCTGTCGAGTGGCTCGAAGAACACCTGCGCACCCATCGCGGGACCGTCATCGCGGTGACACACGACCGGGTGTTCCTGGAGCGCCTGACCAGCACGATCCTCGAGGTCGAGGAGCGGACCGTGACCCGGTACGGCAACGGGTACGGCGGATATCTCGCGGCCAAGGCGGCCGAGCGGCGCCGGCGGTTGCGGGAGTACGACGAGTGGCGTCGGGAGATCGATCGCAGTCGCCGGCTCGTCGAGGCGAACGCGGCGCGGCTCGACGAGATGCCGCGGAAGATGGAGCTGGCGGTCTTCGCGGCCGGCCCGTTCCGGGCACGCGGACGTGGGCACGGTGCGATGAGCCGGATCCGCAACCTCAAAGGACGTCTGGATCGCCTGACCGGCAGTCCGGTCGCTCCGCCGCCGGAACCACTCGCTTTCGCGGGGCAACTCGAGGGTGCGGCCTTGGATGAGGACGTTGCGGTCGAGCTTGGCGAAGTACGAGTGGGGAATCGACTGCAGGTGGAGTCCCTGCGCCTCGCGCGAGGTGAGCGTCTGCTGATTACCGGGCCTAACGGTGCGGGGAAGACGACGCTGATGCGAGTGCTGGCCGGGGAGATCTGTCCGGACGCGGGGTCGGTTCGACGACCGGCCCGGGTGGGACACCTCGATCAGGACGGTGTGCTTCGGCCGTCCGGGCTGACTGTCCTTCAGGCGTTCGGGGGTGACGAGGATGTCTTGTTGTCACTCGGCTTGTTCAGGCCTGCGGATCTGCACAAGCGCGTCGAGGAGCTCTCGTACGGGCAGCGTCGCCGGATCGAGCTGGCCCGGTTGGTCACCGAGCCGGTCGATCTGCTGCTGCTGGACGAGCCGACCAACCATCTGTCACCACTTCTGGTCGAGCAGTTGGAGGAGGCGCTGGTGAGTTACCGCGGTGCGCTGGTCGTCGTCACCCACGACCGGCGGCTGCGCGAACAGTTCACCGGCACGCACCTGTCCCTGCACGCCGGGCGGGTAGCTCTGGCGCGGGCGGCGCGATGA
- a CDS encoding FAD-dependent oxidoreductase — MHTEVLVVGGGLGGVAAALAALRAGRSVVLTEEFDWLGGQLTSQAVPPDEHSWVEQFGVTASYRALRDGIREYYRRHYPLTAASRATPQLNPGAGYVSKLCHEPRVALAVLEAMLAPYRASRRLRVLQPYRPVAAETDGDRVTAVTVQHRDSDEQVTVTAPYILDATETGELLPLTGTEYVTGFESQDQTGEPSAPAEAQPMNMQAVSYCFAVDHVDGDQVGDKPANYAFWRNYQPSFWGDRLLSWTAPNPRTLETSHRSFTPNPDDDPLAVVADQRLAGGDTNLWTFRRIAARRHFVPGAYESDICLVNWPMIDYFEGPVIDVPDAARHLAAARELSQSVFYWLQTEAPRPDGGAGFPGLRLRGDLLGSTDGLAQAPYIRESRRIKAEYTIVEQDLSVAVRGARGAVEYDDTVGVGMYRIDLHPSTGGDNYIDVASSPFRIPLGALIPQRVENLLPANKNLGTTHITNGCYRLHPTEWNIGESAGLLAAFCLERSTTPRAVRSTPALLADYQSRLAAEGVELSWPEVSGY, encoded by the coding sequence ATGCATACAGAGGTACTTGTGGTCGGCGGCGGGCTCGGCGGTGTCGCGGCGGCCCTGGCTGCGCTGCGTGCCGGTCGCTCGGTCGTCCTGACCGAGGAGTTCGATTGGCTCGGCGGACAGTTGACCAGCCAGGCCGTCCCGCCAGACGAGCACAGTTGGGTCGAGCAGTTCGGCGTCACGGCGTCGTACCGCGCACTCCGCGACGGCATCCGCGAGTACTACCGGCGCCACTACCCGCTGACCGCCGCCTCCCGCGCGACACCGCAGCTGAACCCAGGCGCTGGGTACGTCTCCAAGCTCTGCCACGAGCCGCGCGTCGCGCTCGCAGTACTGGAGGCCATGCTCGCGCCGTACCGTGCCAGCCGTCGGCTCCGTGTCCTGCAGCCGTACCGTCCCGTCGCAGCTGAGACCGATGGCGATCGCGTCACCGCGGTGACCGTGCAGCACCGTGACTCCGACGAGCAGGTCACCGTCACAGCGCCGTACATCCTCGACGCCACCGAGACCGGGGAGCTGCTGCCGCTCACCGGGACGGAGTACGTGACCGGGTTCGAGTCGCAGGACCAGACCGGGGAGCCGAGCGCGCCGGCCGAGGCGCAGCCGATGAACATGCAGGCGGTCTCGTACTGCTTCGCGGTCGATCACGTCGACGGCGACCAGGTCGGCGACAAGCCCGCGAACTATGCCTTCTGGCGGAACTACCAGCCCTCGTTCTGGGGCGACCGTCTGCTGTCCTGGACCGCGCCGAACCCGCGGACGCTGGAGACGTCGCATCGTTCCTTCACGCCGAACCCCGACGACGACCCGCTCGCGGTGGTCGCCGACCAGCGGCTGGCCGGTGGCGACACCAACCTGTGGACGTTCCGCCGGATCGCGGCCCGCCGGCATTTCGTCCCGGGCGCGTACGAGAGCGACATCTGCCTGGTGAACTGGCCGATGATCGACTACTTCGAGGGCCCGGTCATCGACGTACCGGATGCGGCCAGGCATCTGGCCGCGGCTCGCGAACTGTCGCAGTCCGTCTTCTACTGGCTGCAGACCGAGGCGCCTCGGCCCGACGGCGGAGCCGGGTTCCCCGGGCTGCGGTTGCGCGGGGACCTGCTCGGATCCACGGACGGTCTGGCCCAGGCGCCGTACATCCGGGAATCGCGGCGGATCAAGGCGGAGTACACGATCGTTGAGCAGGACCTCTCGGTCGCGGTGCGCGGCGCCCGGGGCGCGGTCGAGTACGACGACACGGTCGGCGTCGGCATGTACCGCATCGACCTGCACCCGTCGACCGGTGGCGACAACTACATCGATGTTGCCAGCAGCCCGTTCCGGATCCCGCTCGGCGCGCTCATCCCCCAGCGCGTCGAGAATCTCCTTCCCGCCAACAAGAATCTCGGCACCACCCACATCACCAACGGCTGCTACCGCCTCCACCCGACCGAATGGAACATCGGCGAATCCGCCGGCCTGCTCGCCGCCTTCTGCCTGGAACGCAGCACGACGCCGCGCGCGGTCCGCAGTACTCCGGCCCTGCTCGCCGACTACCAGTCCCGTCTGGCCGCCGAGGGCGTCGAGCTGAGCTGGCCCGAGGTGTCCGGCTACTAG